The Insulibacter thermoxylanivorax genomic sequence ACAGCGGCACGGGCCACAGCCCTTGGAACTGGTAAGAGCCGATCAGCTTGCCCCGCTTGCCTTCGATGAAGACCGGCGTGGCAAGCTGAGCTCCTTGTACGCGGATGAGCAGGGCCTCGACGATATGCATGATCCCGGCCAATGTCAGCAAGGACGGCATGTGCAAGTTCATCAGCGGTTGGATCCAGGGATACCAGTCCGCTCCTTTATCAATCCCCGGAACCCCGTTCAGCACGGTATTGATAACGCCAAGAAGCCCGATCACGTAAGCAAAGCATAAGAACCGCAAACGCAGCCATACGAGCAGCAGCGCGATGACCCACATATAGATCACAGCCAGCGGCTGCAGGGATGCGCCGACGAACGCCATAAGGAGGCTGCCGATGACGCCGCCCAGCAAACCCCAGAGCACAACCTTGATGCCTTCATTGAACATGGAGTGGATGCGGCTGGAGTACAGTCTGCGCTCGAAGAAGATCTGCTTCCGCAGTTGCAGCATCACGATCAGGACACCTAGATAGTAAAAAGGGTTGAGAAGCAAGCTGATCCCAGCTTGCCCCAACCTTTCAAGAAGACTGACGACGAATTCCATATGACAGGTCTCCTTTATGTGTCGATCCCTAAAGTCTGTCTCAAGTACTGCAGTGCCGCTTGCAGCTGCGTGTCATTAGCAGGGTCTTGGATTTGCTGAATCAATGCATCTTCCAGCTTCTCGGCCGTCGCACCATCGACTGCCCCCGTCGCCGGCAGTCCGTGCTCTTGTTGGAACCGTTCGACAGCTTCAGCCGTACCCGCACTGTAATATCCATCCATCCGATCCACGGGATAGCCCAGGGCATTCAGCATCAGCTGCAGGTTTGCCGTTGCCGCGTTGTTCTGATCCCGCTCCAGCACCGTATCCCGCGGTAACGGCGCAGCGTAGAAGTAATCCGGCAGCGGGACAACATGATCGGGTGTCACGCCGGTCTCATGGATGTAATTACCCTGAGGCGTCAACCACTTGGCGATCGTAATCTTCACGTTGCTGCCGTCTTTGAATCCCTTAGTATAGGTGGTCTGAACCGTTCCTTTACCGAAGGTGTTCACCCCGAACAGCTTGGCCCGCCCGTTCTCGCGCAGGGCTGCTGCGAGGATCTCCGATGCGCTGGCACTGCCCTCATTCATCAGGACGGCGAGTGGGATATCCAATCCATCGCCGGAAGCTACCGTTACTTGTTTCTCACCTTCCCGATTCTCGATCTGCACGATCGTCTCGCCCTCCGCAAGCAAGATATCCAGCAGATCGATCACGCTGTACAGATAACCCCCCGGGTTGTCGCGAACATCGATGATCAGCGCCTTCAAGCCTTGCTTCTTCAGCTCTTCTAGTTCCTCTTGGAAACGCTGATCGGAATTCTGCACGAACTGGCGAAGTTCGATCACGCCGATCCCGTCGTCCTCCATACGGGAGTAGACGGTCTCAACATCGATCTCGTCGCGGATGACGATGATCTCCAAGGGCTTCTCATAACCTTCGCGCATGATCTCCAGCTTCGCCTGTGTGCCCTTCGGTCCGCGAATCTTAGCGACGGCTTCACTCAGCGTCAGACCGGAGAGGCTCTCGTTATTCACCGAGAGGATGACATCCTTCGCCATCACCCCGGCCTTCTCCGCCGGCGAATCCTTAATCGCTGCGACGACGGTGACGCGTCCATCGATCATCGTCACCTCCGCGCCGATTCCCGAGAAGGTGCTGTCCACCGCGGCGGAGAACTGTGCCGCCTCCTCCGAATTCATGTAGGTCGTATACGGATCATCCAGGGCAGCCACCATGCCGCGGATCGCGCCGTCGATGAGCGCCTGGCGATCTACGTCTTCATAGAAGGACGTCTCGATCATCTCATAGACAAGCTTTAATTTATCCCAATCGGATTGACTGAACCCTCCGCTTTTGCTGCCATCGTCAAGCGCACTCTGAACGCCAGTTTCACGGTCAGCACGGTTTTCTTGGTTCACATCATTGGACATGGCATGTCGAGAATGGACGAACTCCATATAGGCAACGGTTAGCATGCTGCTGACCGCCATCGCTGCTACGATCATTAACGTAACCGTTCTGCCATGAAACTTTCTCATTGTAATCTACACCACCCGTTCCTGTACCAGTCACTGCATACCTTTGTAGTATATGACTGGTTCATTGGGTTTATTATAACATTTAATTAATGTATGGAGCAGGGTCTACGGCAACTTGATTGATCCGCACTTCAAAATGCAGATGGTTGCCCGTCGAACGCCCGGTGGAACCGACTTCGCCGATCTTCTCGCCGGCTTTGACCTTAGCGCCTTTCTTCGTAGAGATCTTGGACATATGCGCGTACAGCGTCCAAACACTCTGACCTTTCTCATTGTCGCCGTGGTCGATGATGACGTAGTTCCCGTAACCGTTCACCCACTGTGCGGCGAGTACGACGCCGTCCCCGGCAGCCAGGATATCGGTGCCCCCCGGTGCGGCAATATCTATTCCCGAGTGATGGGCACCCTTCTTGCCTGTAATCGGATCGACACGCGGTCCAAAATTGGAAGAGACGCGATATTTCTTAGGCAGCGGATAGGCCAGCTTGCCCGCCTTTGCCCGCAATGCTTGAGCTTTTTTGTTCAATTCGGCTTCCTTCGCCGCCAGCTCCATGACGAGCCGCTCTGCTTCCTCAGAGATATGCTCGTAGTGCTCTTCCTGCGACTGAATGCTGGCGATCTGTACCTCTCTCTGTCTGCGCAGTTCCTCTAATTCAATACGCTTCTTCTCCAGCTCGGCATACATGCCTTCCAGCATCGCCAGATGAGTTGCGATCTCCTGCTGTTTCTCTTCCTTGACGATCTTATCCGCCTTCTGTTCTTCCAGGATCTTCTGATCCTGCTTGACGATGATGTTCAGATAATGCATACGATCCAGGAAGTCCGAGAAACTCGCCGAGTTCATCAGCACTTCCAGATACTTAACCTCGCCTTTCTTGTACATCAGCCGAAGCCGGTCGCGGATCAGCTCGTCCCGCTCCTCGATCCGCTTGTTCACAGCCGCAAGCTGCTCATTCGCATCCATGAGGGCATTTTCCGTATCGAGGATCTGGGATTCCAGCTCCATCATCTCGAGGGAATTCTGTTCCAGATCCGCATTGATCCGGTTCAGATCCCGCAGCGTCTGATTCTTCTCCTGCTGAAGCTTGGAGAGCATGCGCTCTGCCTCTCTCTGTTCGCGAGCCTTTCTGGCGGCTTCTTGCTGAACTCTCTTCAATTCCTGCTGGACCTTCTCATACTCAGAGAGCGCATATCCCGGGGTCGATGTGAAGGTGAGTCCGACCAGCACGGCGATCAATATCATCGGAATGAAAGTCCTCTTCTTCAGCAACGGTAACTCCTCCCTGATCTGATTATCCCGGTATCTTATACCTTCAGGTGCTTGCGCACCGACATGAGCGTCCCTGTGACTCCGATCAATACACCCAAGCCGATCAACAGAGCCGAAAGCGGCACAGCGATATCCTCAAGCGGCCGCAGATTGATCATCGCCATGAAGCTGAGGTTGTCCCGCGGTGAATTCGTAATCCGGTCGTATCCGATGAGCAGCACCGCCAGCGGGATCACGGCGCCGATGAAGCCGACGATTGCGCCTTCGACGAAGAACGGCCAGCGGATGAAGCCGTTGGTGGCACCGACCAGTTTCATGATGCCGATCTCTCTGCGGCGGGCCATGATCGTCAGGCGAATCGTATTCGCGATGAGGAACATCGCTGTAATCGCCAGCCCGACGACGATCACCAGGCCGACGCGGTTGATGAAGTTACTGAGCGCAAACAGATCTTCCACGGTTTCTTCCCCGTAATTCACCTCGTCGATCGGCGGCGGATCGAACAGATCATTCAATCCGTAGATCTTCTCCGCCACCATACCCACCTGCTCCGGCTCCTTCACTTGCACGGTGAAGGCGTGCGGCAGCGGGTTGGTATCGCCTTCGAAGCCTTCCACCCATTCTTCGCCGATCGATTGCTTCAAGATCTCCAGCCCCTCATCCTTATGAACGAAGGTGATCCTGTCCACTTCCGGCATCGAACCGATGCTGTTCTGAATCCGGCTGACCTCTGAATCTTCGATGTCCAGATTCAGATAGACATGAATCTCAACTTGGCTTTCTACATGTTCTGCTATGTAGTTGACATTCGTGGTTAATAGAACGAATACTCCGAGGATAAACAGTGAGATGCCGATTGAGCTGAGTGAGGCGAAGGTCATCCAGCCGTTGCGCAGCATACTGCGGATGCCTTCACGAAGGTGGCGGCCCAAGGTGCTAATCTTCATAGCCGTACTCACCTCGCTGCTCGTCGCGCACGATGACGCCGTTCTCTATGGCGATGACGCGTTTGCGCATCGTGTTCACGATCTCCTTGTTGTGGGTGGCCATGACGATGGTGGTGCCGCGATAGTTAATCTCCTCCAGGAGCCGCATGATCCCCCAAGAGGTATCGGGGTCGAGGTTTCCCGTGGGCTCGTCCGCTACGATGACCGCCGGGTTGTTGACGATCGCACGGGCGATGGCGACGCGCTGCTGCTCCCCGCCGGACAGTTGGGACGGATAGGAATTCTTCTTATCTGCTAAGCCGACAAGTTCCAACACTTCAGCTGTGCGGCGCTTGATCAGCTTCGGCGGCGCTTCGATCACTTCCATCGCAAAGGCGACATTCTCTGCTGCCGTAAGCTTCGGCAGCAAGCGGAAGTCCTGGAAGATGACGCCGATATTCCTGCGCAGATACGGGATCTTGCGCCGTTTGAGCTTAGCCAGGTTGAAATTGTCGACGAATATCTGACCCTTGGTAGGGCGTTCTTCTCTATAAATCAATTTCATAAACGTGGATTTACCTGCACCTGATGGTCCTACAACGTAGACGAATTCATTGGAATCTACCTTGACCGAGATGCCTCGCAAAGCATGTGTACCGTCAGGGTATGTCTTCCAAACGTCTTGCATTTCTATCACAGTATCACATCCTGAACGTTGTTAGCTTTTATAATTTCGACACCTTGCGGCTAATTCCTTTAAGGAAATTGAAAAAACAACATATTCCAACGCAAATTGATCCGTCAGTCGCACATATGACACCAATGTCAGAAGAGGACCTGACTTCAAGCCGATCTCCGGTAGACTGCCCTCGAAAGCTTGCCTTCAAAAGCATGCTTTCGAATGAAATGCCTTCGAGATAGTGACACTTCAATTTCCGCTGTTTCCGGCAATATGCCTTTTTCTCGAAAATAGCAGAACCCAAACTTCCTCTATTGTTGGAAATCGGACGGAAACGGCAAGTTTTTGAGCCTATCTTCAAAAATAGCAGAAATCCGACTTCCCTTAAACCGCATAAAATTAACAATTCCGCGAAATAAGGCGATTTGGCTTCCTTTATTAATCCCTCAGCAGTCCGCCCGTCCCGCATCAGTGCCCGCCGAACCGCAGCCTTGTCACACTTCTGCAATCTGCTGCATATACATATCAACAGCGGCTTTCATCTCGCGGAAGGACACTTAACGCAAGCACACCTGACGCAAGGACGCGGCGCCTACGATATCAGATCCCGAGCAGGGGGCGAACCAGCCATGCAAGCGAAGTTTCAAAGGAACGTCAATCCCGCTTCCCATCGAAGAAGTCTAAAGTGGCTCTGGCTGCTGTTATTTTGTATCCTTCTTACTGTCGGAGCGGCATTCGCAGCCGTTCTTGCCGCCGTCGATCTAGACCGCGTGCCCAAAGGGGTGAATCTCGGAGAATGGGACCTCGGCGGTCTGCGAATCGAAGCCTTCCATGATCATCTGGAAGCCAGGATCGACGCGCTGCTGCATCAGCAGATCATCATCCAGTCGGATATCGATGAGGTGAAGGGCGCTTCTTTCACGCTCAAGGAACTGGGCGCCGCGGTTCAGGCGGACAAGATCCTGACGGATCTTCATGACCTGCAGCAAGGCAGCTGGTTCGAACGCCTGCGCAAACACTGGGCGATGCGCGGCTCCGCTTACTCGTTTCAAGTGGCGGTGGATGAACCGCTGCTCAAGCAAGCCCTCGAGGCCGAGTGGAACATGTTAACGCGGGAACCCGTCCCCGCCCGGCGCCTCATCAATGAACGCGATGAAGTCGTCTACATCCCCGAGGTGAACGCTTATCGCGCGGATCTCAAGCGGCTAAGCAGGGAAGTCCAAGCAGCGATCCTGCTTCACACCGACCTGCCGCTGACGCCGCCCCCGCCGATCCTCCTTGATCTGCCGATCGTGACGATCCGGCCGCCGGTTACTGTCGAGAGCTTGCGCGCTGAGGGCATCGAGCGCAAGATCGCGGAATACACCACATCCTATTCCGGCAGCAGTGCGGGCAGGGTGCATAACATCGAAGCGACGGCTTCCGTCATCAACGGCATGATCTTAGCGCCGGGCGACATCTTCGACTACGAACAGATCGTCGCCGCAACGGAAGTCGAGCACGGCTACCGCGAAGCGCCCGTCATCGTGAACGGCCGGCTGGTCCCCGGCATCGGCGGCGGCATCTGCCAGATCACCTCCACGCTGTACAACGCCCTGCTCAGGACCGATCTGGAGATCGTCGAGCGGCGGAACCATTCCCTCCCCGTCGGCTACGTTCCTCTAGGGCTCGACGCCACGTACGCCACCGGCTGGATTAATTTTAAATTCCGCAATAACACCGATGCCCATCTGCTGATCAAAGCCGAAACGAAGAACCACCAGCTGACCATCAAGCTGTTCGGCAAGATGCCAAGCTCCATCACCTACGAAGTCTCATCGAAAGTCGTCGAGATCGTGCCGCCTCCGGTGAAGGTTGTGGTCAATGCCTCATTGGCGCCGGGGCAAGAGCAGATCATCCAGAAGGGCAAACCCGGCTACATCGTCGAGACGCACCGCAAGGTATATGAACATGGGGAGCTTGTCCGCACCGAATGGATCTCGCGCGACACCTACCGCGCCCAAGAACAGCTGGTCGCCGTAGGACCGGATGGAGCGGAGCGCGATCAAGGCGACGGCGATGGCAGCGGCTCCCTGCCGGACAGCGATGCCGACCCCGATGCACATCCCGACACCGGACCGCATGCAGGCGGTAAAGAAGCGCCGGTCGAAGACGGCATCCAGAGCACATTTTAATGCTTAATAAAAATGCATCGGGCCTGCCAAGCGCACCCCTCGTGCCGCCGACAAACCCGATGCTCGCCAGTTCATAACACACGAACTAATCCTTGCTGTTGCACCCGTATGCATCTGCATGTGTGACGCCGTCATATCGCTGCAGCCCTATGCTCAAGATTCCAGCTGCAGATCCTTAAACCGTTTCATCCTGCCATTGTCCCAGCCGTTGATCCAGCCGTGCACCGCACGTTGCAGGGCTGTTTCGTTATCGCTGTTACATAACACTGTTTCATGTCGCGGATTCGGATCAATGTCCGCTCATTGGGCATTCTTCGCCGTGTATTCTTCAACCCAGCCGGCGGTGGCTGCGAGCATCGACTCCGCGCGGGCGATCGCATCGCGCACCTGATTCGTCGCCGTACCGCCGTATACATTGCGAGCATTCACCACGTTCATCGGCTGCAAGACGTCATAGATCTTCTCATCGAACAGCTTCGAGAACTGGTTAAACTCCGCCAATTCCAAGTCCAACAGATACTTGTTGTTCTGGATACAGTACAGCACGATCTTGCCGATAATCTCATGCGCCTGGCGGAAGGGAATTCCCTTGTTCACCAAGTAGTCCGCGATGTCCGTCGCGTTGGAGAAATCCTGGTACACCGCCGCCCGCATGCGATCGGCATTGACTTTCATCGTCGCGATCATCGGAGCCATGAGCTGCAGAGCTCCCTGCAGCGTGCGCACCGTATCGAACATGCCTTCCTTGTCTTCCTGCATGTCCTTATTGTACGCCAGCGGCAATCCCTTCAGCGTCGTTAGGAGACCGATGAGATGGCCGTATACGCGCCCCGTCTTGCCCCGCACCAGCTCAGCGACGTCGGGATTCTTCTTCTGCGGCATGATGCTGCTTCCCGTGCAGAAGGCGTCGTCCAATTCGATGAACTGGAACTCCGTGCTCATCCACAGGATCAGCTCCTCGCACAGGCGGGACAGATGCGTCATGATGAGCGCGGCCGCCGCCAGGAATTCAACGATAAAATCCCGGTCGCTGACTGCATCCAGGCTATTCTCATATACTCCATCGAAGCCCAAGAGTTCCGCCACATAGCGGCGATCGATCGGAAACGTCGTCCCCGCCAGCGCTCCAGCACCGAGCGGCAAGACATTGATCCGCTTGTAGCTGTCCTGCAGCCGCTCGATATCCCGCTGGAACATCGAGACATAAGCCATCATATGATGGGCGAAGGAGATCGGCTGAGCGCGCTGCAGATGGGTATATCCCGGCACGATCGTCTCCACATTCGCCTTGGCTTGCTCGATCAGGGCTTCCTGCAGTTTGTGCAGCAGGCCGACGATCTCCACGACCCGCTTGCGCAGGTACAGGTGCATGTCCGTCGCGACCTGATCGTTGCGGCTGCGGCCGGTATGCAGCTTGCCGCCGACGGGCCCGATGTCCTCGATCAGCATCTTCTCGATGTTCATATGAATATCTTCGTCTGCGATCGAGTACTCCACCTCTCCCCTGCGGATGCGCTGCAGGATGCGGTGCAAGCCCTCCTGAATCTTCTCCACATCTTCCTGCGGCAGGATGCCGCACTTGCCGAGCATCGCCACATGGGCGAGGCTGCCCTGCACATCCTCTTCGGCTAATTCTTTATCGAAGGTGATCGAGGCTGTATATTCCTCCACCAACTGATCCGTCTTCTTCGTAAAACGTCCGCCCCATAACTTCGACATGCTCCATGACCCCTTTCTGCTGTCACCATCCGACCGCTTGCAAGCAGTCAGCCGAGCACCCGCAGCATAGATCCCTGCAGATGCAGATCACTTCAGCGATAAGCCTGTTTCATCCATTCCTTTATATACAAGAAAATCCTGTCGAACTCAACAACGAACCGTCAAAAAGATCCCTCATCCTGCGACAAAAATTACAGCCTGCGTCCTAGACGGCCTAATAGCCGGCAGCATCACCCAGAACTGCATCCGCGCAACAATAAAACCGGGTGCGCATTCGCCCTGCCGCACCCGGTGGACAGTCGTGGAATTCCGCAGCAAATCTTGCTGATCCACAAACCTTACTGCAGCGAGTCTTACTGCTTCTGTGAGCCTTACTTCTTCTGCTGCTCGACCCCGCTCGCGATCTTCAAGCGCAGAGCATGCAGGCGGATAAAGCCCGTGGCATCGTTCTGGTTGTATGCCTGTGCCGGGTCCGCCTCCATCGTCGCGATATCGGGATTGTACAGGCTGACAGGGCTCTTCACGCCGGCGCTGATCACATTGCCCTTATACAGCTTCAAACGAACGGTTCCTGTCACATTCTTCTGACTCTCCGTGACCAGGGCTTGCAGGGCATACCGCTCCGGCGCGAACCAGAAGCCGTTGTACACCAGCTCAGAATAACGCGGAATGAGGGAATCCCGCAGATGCATGACCTCGCGGTCCATCGTCAGCGACTCCATCTTGCGATGCGCGACGAACAAGATGGTGCCGCCCGGCGTCTCATAGACCCCGCGGCTCTTCATGCCGACGAAGCGGTTCTCCACCATATCGACGCGGCCGATGCCGTGCTTGCCGCCGAGTTCATTCAGCTTCTCCATCACGCCCAGCGGGCTCAGCCGTTCCCCGTTAATCGCGATGCAGTTCCCCTGCTCGAATTCCAGCTCTACGTACTCCGGCTCATCGGGCGCATCTTCCGGCGATACGCTCAGTAAGTACATATCCTTCATCTCTTCGGAGCTGGCATCGAACCATGGATCCTCCAGCACTCCCGACTCATAGCTGATATGCAGGAGGTTGCGGTCCATGGAGTACGGTTTCTCCGCCGTTGCCACAACGGGGATCCCGTGCTCCTCCGCATAGGCGATCATCTCCGCCCGTCCCGGGAAGCGCTCGCGGAATTCATCCATCCGCCACGGCGCGATCACCTCCAGCTCCGGTGCCAGCGCCGCTGCCGCCAATTCGAAACGCACCTGGTCATTGCCTTTGCCTGTCGCGCCGTGGGCAATCGCATCGGCGCCTTCCTGCCGCGCGATCTCCACCATCCGCTTGGTGATCAGCGGCCGCGCGATGCTCGTGCCGAGCAGATACTGCCCCTCATACAGAGCACCTGCTTGGAACATCGGGAAGATGAAGTCCCGCGCGAATTCTTCGCGCAGATCATCGATATAAACCTTCGAAGCACCGGTGGCCAGAGCCTTCTCCTCCAGCCCCTCCAGCTCTTCCTTCTGTCCGATGTCCGCGGTGAAAGCGATGATCTCCGCGTCATATTTCTCCTTCAGCCAAGCCAGGATCACCGATGTATCCAGGCCGCCGGAGTATGCCAGTACGATTTTTTTCTTCGCCATCTCAGCCATCTCCCTTATCTATAACTTATCCGCATTACATAATCGCTGCCATGATCGCCTTCTGCGCATGCAGACGGTTCTCCGCCTGATCGAAGATGATCGAGTTCGGACCGTCGATGACCGATTCCGCCACTTCCTCTCCGCGGTGTGCCGGCAGGCAATGCATGAACAGATAATCCTGCTTCGCATAGCGGACGAGGTCATCGTTCACCTGATAATCGCGGAAGGCCTTCTCCCGCTCTTCCTGTTCCTGTTCGAAGCCCATGCTCGCCCACACGTCCGTGTAGATGATATCCGCATCCGCCGCCGCTTCCTTCGGATCGCGGTGCAGCGTGATCCGGCCGCCGGTCTGCTCCGCCTGCTCCTGCGACATCTTCACGATCTCCTCATCCGGCTCGTAGCCTTCCGGCGTCGCCACAGCGACATGTACGCCGAGCTTGCTGCCGCCCATCATCAGCGAATGGGACATGTTATTGCCATCGCCGATATAGGCGAGTTTCAACCCTTCCAGCTTGCCCTTCTTCTCGTAGATCGTCTGATAGTCCGCCAATGCCTGGCAAGGATGCATCAGATCCGTGAGGCCGTTGATGACGGGGATCGTCGCCCCCCGCGCCAGTTCGATCACCGTCTTGTGTGCATAAGTGCGGATCATGATGCCGTTCAAGTAACGCGACAGCGTCTGCGCCGTGTCCATGATCGTCTCCCCGCGGCCGAGCTGCAGATCTTGACCGCTTAAGAACAGCGCTTGACCGCCCAGCTGATACATCCCGACCTCGAAGGAGACACGGGTACGGGTAGAATTCTTCTCGAAGATCATGCCCAGCGTCTTGCCGCGCAGCGGCTGATACACTTCTCCTGCCTTCTGCATGCGCTTGAGTTCGATCGCTTGTTGGATCAGATAGCGCAGCTCCTCCGGTGTATAATCGATCAACGCGATAAAATCGCGGCCCTTTAGCCCCAGTGCGATTTCTTCTTTCTGGGTTTCCGTCAACATCTGGTTCATGTAGTACCCTCCTTAGGATCGCTGGCTTCGAAATACGCGTGTGAGGATCTGAATGCCCTGTTCAGCCTCCTCCTTGGTCAGCAGGAGATTCGGCAGCAGACGAACGACGTTCGGCCCTGCAGGCACGACGAGCAGCCGCTCTTCATGGGCGGCCTTGATCAGGTCCGCTGCTGGTCCCTTGCAGACGACGCCGATCAGCATGCCGAGCCCGCGCACTTCCTGTACATACGGATGCCCGCCGAGTTCCTCCCGCAGCCTGCCGAGGAGATACTCGCCCATCTGCCGGGCCTGCTCCGGCACCCGGTGCTCGATCATATACGTCAGCACCGCCTTCGCTGCCGCCGTTGCGATCGGCGTGCCGCCGAAGGTCGTCGCATGGCTGCCCGGTCCGAAGGCTTCAACAAGCTTCGCCTTGCTCAGCATCGCGCCGATCGGGAAGCCGTTGCCGAGGCCCTTCGCGACGGTGAAGATATCGGGCTCGATGCCGTACTGCTCATAAGCAAATAACGTGCCGGTGCGTCCCATGCCCGTCTGCACCTCATCGAAGATGAGCAGAAGATCATGCTCATCGCACAGCCGGCGCAGCTGCTGCACGAATTCTTTATCAGCCGGGATAACGCCGCCTTCCGCCTGCACGAGCTCCAGCATCACTGCACAAGTGCGCTCATTGATCGCTGCCTTCACCGATTCGAGATCATTGTACAAAGCTTCGCAATAGAAGCCCTCCGGAAGCGGAGCGAATCCGTCCTTCACCTTGTCCTGGCCCGTCGCTGTCAGCGTCGCCAGCGTCCGGCCATGGAAGGACTGCTTGAAGGTGATGATCTCATAGCGGTTCTCGCCGCGGACATGCTGATAATAGCGGCGTGCCAGCTTGATCGCCGCTTCATTGGCCTCCGCGCCGCTGTTGCAGAAGAACACCAGATCCGCACAGGTATGCTCGGTGAGCAGCGCCGCCAGCTCTTGCTGCGGAACCGTGTGGAACAAGTTCGACACATGCCACAGCTCGTCGAGCTGCTTCTTAAGCGCTTCCTTCACCGGCTCGAAGCTGTGGCCGAGGTTCGTCACCGCCAGCCCGCTCGAGAAGTCGAGATATTCTTCCCCCTGTGCGTCCCACAGCTTGCTGCCAGCCCCGCGGACGATCGTCAGCGGATAGCGGGCATACGTCGGGAACATCGCCTGATTCACGCTTCCGTTCTCCACCGCATTCACTCCTCACCTTATCTCAAATATATCAAATAACGCCCGCAACAAGCACGGGTCCCATTATATTTCCTGTTATGATGCCTTCCCTGCTTCTCGATCAGCCTTCCTTGATAATCCGCGTGCCAAGCGCTTCTCCGCCCAGGACACGGCTCAGCACCCGAGGCTCCGCGCCGTCGACGATGACGACTTCCTGCACATCGCCTTGGATGCACTGGATCGCCGCGCGCACCTTCGGGATCATCCCGCCGTAGATCTCGCCGCTTGCGATCATCTCTTCGATCTCCTGCAC encodes the following:
- a CDS encoding argininosuccinate synthase, which gives rise to MAKKKIVLAYSGGLDTSVILAWLKEKYDAEIIAFTADIGQKEELEGLEEKALATGASKVYIDDLREEFARDFIFPMFQAGALYEGQYLLGTSIARPLITKRMVEIARQEGADAIAHGATGKGNDQVRFELAAAALAPELEVIAPWRMDEFRERFPGRAEMIAYAEEHGIPVVATAEKPYSMDRNLLHISYESGVLEDPWFDASSEEMKDMYLLSVSPEDAPDEPEYVELEFEQGNCIAINGERLSPLGVMEKLNELGGKHGIGRVDMVENRFVGMKSRGVYETPGGTILFVAHRKMESLTMDREVMHLRDSLIPRYSELVYNGFWFAPERYALQALVTESQKNVTGTVRLKLYKGNVISAGVKSPVSLYNPDIATMEADPAQAYNQNDATGFIRLHALRLKIASGVEQQKK
- the argF gene encoding ornithine carbamoyltransferase, giving the protein MNQMLTETQKEEIALGLKGRDFIALIDYTPEELRYLIQQAIELKRMQKAGEVYQPLRGKTLGMIFEKNSTRTRVSFEVGMYQLGGQALFLSGQDLQLGRGETIMDTAQTLSRYLNGIMIRTYAHKTVIELARGATIPVINGLTDLMHPCQALADYQTIYEKKGKLEGLKLAYIGDGNNMSHSLMMGGSKLGVHVAVATPEGYEPDEEIVKMSQEQAEQTGGRITLHRDPKEAAADADIIYTDVWASMGFEQEQEEREKAFRDYQVNDDLVRYAKQDYLFMHCLPAHRGEEVAESVIDGPNSIIFDQAENRLHAQKAIMAAIM
- a CDS encoding acetylornithine transaminase, with the translated sequence MFPTYARYPLTIVRGAGSKLWDAQGEEYLDFSSGLAVTNLGHSFEPVKEALKKQLDELWHVSNLFHTVPQQELAALLTEHTCADLVFFCNSGAEANEAAIKLARRYYQHVRGENRYEIITFKQSFHGRTLATLTATGQDKVKDGFAPLPEGFYCEALYNDLESVKAAINERTCAVMLELVQAEGGVIPADKEFVQQLRRLCDEHDLLLIFDEVQTGMGRTGTLFAYEQYGIEPDIFTVAKGLGNGFPIGAMLSKAKLVEAFGPGSHATTFGGTPIATAAAKAVLTYMIEHRVPEQARQMGEYLLGRLREELGGHPYVQEVRGLGMLIGVVCKGPAADLIKAAHEERLLVVPAGPNVVRLLPNLLLTKEEAEQGIQILTRVFRSQRS